One part of the Salinivirga cyanobacteriivorans genome encodes these proteins:
- a CDS encoding winged helix-turn-helix domain-containing protein, translating to MFKDLDPILHSQLRLAVVSLLVKNAKMEFNDIKSETNATAGNLSVQLKKLEQAGYITITKSFKNNYPLTKAEITEKGLNAFDQYVKNIQQYLK from the coding sequence ATGTTTAAAGATCTCGATCCCATATTGCATTCCCAGCTTCGCCTGGCAGTTGTTTCGCTTTTGGTAAAAAATGCCAAAATGGAATTCAATGATATTAAATCTGAAACAAATGCCACGGCCGGCAATCTGAGTGTGCAATTAAAAAAGCTGGAGCAGGCAGGCTATATTACCATTACCAAATCGTTTAAAAACAATTATCCACTTACAAAAGCCGAGATTACCGAAAAAGGGCTTAATGCCTTTGATCAGTATGTGAAAAACATACAACAATATTTGAAATAA
- a CDS encoding carboxypeptidase-like regulatory domain-containing protein → MIRLLVLPAFVCFIFSTNLSAQIQDSVQMLMGVVLDSATQKPLPYANIYSVTKKKGVISNEDGRYSIDISDLGPKDTLRFQYIGYKSRNLSISQLSENTTVYLPEEIVDLNEMVVYGSAPDARTIVENVLEHKDENYKKTTSRRQTFVRQKYINRVEHIGFDYKKNDIEGLKTTDFKNVAKNFPKITTSFSDYLIDIYTDKTLEDSVKVDPIRYVMLKEKDMVEVEQFLEIFEREFAKTDTDEYWKVKTGILSEKLDLGDTTQSARDSADAGKIKVKYTNWRVRYQLKYPTLENDDFWEFLHKPRKYAFKLIGGTRVNGEDVYVIDFEPDNSGLYSGRLYISTNTYALIRADYQYAPGKDGLDFSLFGVTYAENAFSGSVLFEQHDGRYELKYFSRKRSNFLSFDRNVRLQKKRERFLFDKKQKELKIGLDVTFQQEATFELLVLKRQQIGQSAFERFDQPEYFKPIYVDQFNDQLWKGYTIIEPTKQMKEYRKRKN, encoded by the coding sequence ATGATCAGGCTTTTAGTATTACCCGCATTTGTATGTTTTATTTTTAGCACTAATCTTTCGGCTCAAATCCAGGATTCGGTGCAAATGCTGATGGGCGTGGTGCTCGATTCTGCGACCCAAAAGCCATTACCTTATGCCAACATTTATTCTGTAACTAAAAAGAAAGGCGTCATTAGCAATGAAGACGGCCGGTATTCTATTGATATCAGTGATTTGGGCCCGAAAGATACACTTCGGTTTCAATATATCGGTTATAAATCAAGGAATTTATCCATAAGTCAGCTCAGTGAAAATACAACCGTGTATTTACCTGAAGAAATAGTAGATTTAAATGAAATGGTGGTTTATGGCAGTGCCCCGGATGCTAGAACGATTGTGGAAAACGTGCTTGAGCATAAAGATGAGAATTACAAAAAGACTACCAGCCGCCGGCAGACCTTCGTACGCCAAAAATATATTAACCGGGTAGAACATATTGGTTTCGATTATAAAAAAAATGATATTGAGGGACTCAAAACAACCGATTTTAAAAACGTAGCCAAAAACTTCCCAAAAATTACCACCTCGTTTAGCGATTATTTAATCGATATCTATACCGATAAAACACTTGAAGACTCTGTAAAAGTAGATCCAATACGGTACGTAATGCTGAAGGAGAAAGATATGGTTGAGGTCGAGCAATTTCTGGAAATATTTGAAAGAGAGTTTGCTAAAACAGATACGGATGAATACTGGAAGGTGAAAACAGGCATTCTCAGTGAAAAACTTGACCTGGGAGATACAACTCAATCTGCCAGGGATAGCGCTGATGCAGGAAAAATAAAGGTGAAATATACAAACTGGCGGGTACGTTACCAGTTAAAATATCCCACGCTTGAAAATGATGATTTTTGGGAGTTCTTACACAAGCCTCGCAAATACGCCTTTAAATTGATTGGTGGCACGCGGGTAAACGGGGAAGATGTTTACGTAATTGACTTCGAGCCTGACAATAGCGGCCTTTATAGCGGCCGATTGTATATTTCAACCAATACCTATGCTCTGATTCGAGCCGATTATCAATACGCCCCCGGAAAGGATGGATTGGACTTTAGCCTATTCGGGGTAACTTATGCCGAGAATGCTTTTAGTGGTTCGGTACTTTTTGAACAACATGATGGGCGCTATGAACTGAAATACTTTTCAAGGAAAAGAAGTAATTTTTTAAGTTTCGATCGTAATGTCAGACTACAGAAAAAACGCGAACGTTTTCTTTTCGATAAAAAGCAAAAAGAGTTAAAAATAGGTTTGGATGTTACCTTTCAGCAAGAAGCCACATTCGAACTTTTGGTACTTAAAAGACAACAAATTGGTCAATCTGCATTTGAAAGATTCGACCAACCCGAATATTTTAAGCCCATCTATGTCGATCAGTTCAATGATCAATTGTGGAAAGGCTACACCATTATTGAACCCACAAAGCAAATGAAGGAATACCGAAAAAGGAAGAATTGA
- a CDS encoding TonB-dependent receptor, with translation MKYLIHNKWRIPAVYMLLIFAGLQIAQAQQTRTIDGVVVDQATGEPLPGANIILQSDIFNGTTTDARGKFTIHVAKNQWQQDSLITSFLGYHDRTIAVKEADQSHTITLKPKAEQLEEAVVVARRIIAEEFTIKKMKQIDIYLNPIAKADPLLAVNAMPASTTTDESASISLRGSSPAETGIFFNGVPIYDAVRFSQLNGIGTFSIFNTAIVERMHVFPSNPPLEYGNTSSGLISIQSKSDLPKQNQHSISLSLANLGGQMVRKMGDKTGITVFANYQPSAALIGVNEQAFDNLKSFYAADAGIHVQHQINTKTRLKLFNYTNLEGYEYKFRHASFSGIFDQQKRRNFTIINLNQKLPAGEFNLNTGASFSHEKYDYGNTLVNMDKQDLYAGISYIHFFDKLSVKTGISNDSRLQKLDGSFPVFGYALGNDLPAIDYAGEKSIDVTEAFTYGKYEFNANWISGLGIRKNLPYTNQKNYWSGQWNVNYSFLKHHALNASVGRYHRYALPNAETEKVTFYRSDQISLDYSLETDIVELTAAAFAKNVKFDQTKEHVNGAELFTKLFLFQNRVTFQASYTLIDARRTTNGSSYSSPYDLEYFVRGSLKYQHHSNLDISLIMLYRQGQWYQPVIDRNYDAALDVYEPVYTSRNNMTHYPDYLKLDLSLSKLWPVSSRLNIIGFMNVSNLLDTENVRDLTYNHNYTDYTYDLFSRRTVYFGGIVNF, from the coding sequence ATGAAGTATCTAATTCATAATAAGTGGCGCATTCCGGCTGTGTACATGCTATTGATATTTGCCGGATTGCAAATTGCACAGGCTCAACAAACCCGTACTATCGATGGTGTAGTAGTCGATCAGGCAACCGGGGAGCCGTTACCCGGAGCCAATATCATTTTGCAGTCGGACATCTTCAATGGTACCACAACCGATGCCAGGGGTAAATTTACCATTCACGTGGCGAAAAACCAGTGGCAGCAGGACAGCCTTATCACCTCGTTTCTGGGTTATCACGACCGCACCATTGCCGTAAAAGAAGCAGACCAATCGCACACGATAACCCTAAAACCCAAGGCAGAGCAGCTCGAGGAGGCTGTGGTGGTAGCACGCCGCATCATTGCGGAAGAGTTCACCATAAAAAAGATGAAGCAGATCGACATTTACCTCAACCCGATAGCCAAGGCCGATCCGCTTTTGGCAGTGAACGCCATGCCTGCTTCCACGACTACCGATGAATCGGCTTCCATCAGCCTGCGCGGAAGTAGCCCGGCAGAAACCGGAATTTTCTTCAACGGTGTACCCATTTACGATGCCGTGCGATTCTCACAATTGAATGGCATAGGCACCTTCAGTATTTTCAATACTGCCATTGTGGAGCGCATGCATGTGTTTCCCAGTAATCCACCACTGGAATACGGCAATACATCGTCAGGCCTTATTTCGATACAGAGTAAAAGCGACCTGCCCAAACAAAACCAGCACAGTATAAGCCTATCACTCGCCAATTTGGGCGGGCAAATGGTGCGTAAAATGGGGGATAAAACCGGAATAACCGTATTCGCCAACTATCAACCTTCAGCTGCATTAATCGGGGTCAATGAACAGGCATTCGATAACCTGAAAAGCTTCTACGCTGCCGATGCTGGTATACATGTCCAACATCAAATTAACACCAAAACCCGGCTGAAACTCTTCAATTATACCAACCTGGAGGGATACGAATATAAATTTCGCCATGCCAGCTTTAGCGGCATATTTGATCAGCAAAAAAGGCGCAATTTCACCATTATCAATTTGAATCAAAAACTACCTGCAGGTGAGTTCAATCTGAATACCGGCGCGAGCTTCAGCCATGAAAAATATGATTATGGAAATACCCTGGTAAATATGGATAAACAAGACCTTTATGCCGGCATCAGTTACATCCATTTTTTCGATAAGTTATCCGTAAAAACAGGCATTTCTAATGACTCTCGTCTTCAAAAACTCGATGGATCCTTTCCTGTTTTCGGTTATGCTTTGGGCAATGACCTCCCGGCCATTGACTATGCTGGAGAAAAAAGTATTGATGTCACGGAGGCTTTTACATACGGCAAATATGAGTTTAATGCAAACTGGATATCGGGGCTCGGCATCAGGAAAAACCTCCCCTACACCAATCAAAAAAACTATTGGAGCGGTCAGTGGAACGTGAACTATTCCTTTTTGAAACACCACGCATTGAATGCCTCAGTTGGGCGCTATCATCGGTATGCCTTGCCTAATGCTGAAACCGAAAAGGTTACTTTTTACCGGAGTGACCAAATATCGCTTGATTACAGCCTTGAAACCGACATTGTGGAACTCACTGCCGCTGCATTTGCCAAAAATGTAAAATTCGACCAGACAAAGGAGCATGTGAACGGAGCAGAATTATTTACCAAGCTTTTTTTATTCCAAAACAGGGTTACCTTTCAGGCCTCCTACACCCTAATTGATGCCAGGCGCACAACCAATGGCAGCAGCTACTCCAGTCCGTACGATTTGGAATATTTTGTGCGTGGTAGCCTCAAATACCAGCATCACAGCAACCTGGATATCAGCCTAATCATGCTCTACCGGCAGGGACAATGGTACCAGCCCGTTATTGATCGTAACTACGATGCTGCACTGGACGTTTACGAGCCGGTGTATACAAGTCGAAACAACATGACCCATTACCCGGACTACTTAAAGCTGGATCTGAGCCTGTCGAAACTGTGGCCCGTATCCAGCCGTTTA
- a CDS encoding IS4 family transposase gives MDKSTHFFGTSVFGQLISLIDSKIITTSAKKHNSDHYVKKFKTKDHLISMLFCSFAKCTSLREVSGAMLGLSGKTKHFQLNHIPKKSTLSDSNKRRDCDVFGEIYNKLLKQYGHYISDSRIKDVINKQVEIIDSSTISLFKDILKCVGRHPKTGKKKGGIKLHATINVDETAPKMVWLTSAATHDHVLLNSLKHNANTIYVFDKGYNDYKAFDKFSQTDTGFVTRIKDNAAYKTLNDCKIEEHIHSGVEKDEIIEVQVKYENNTRPLKLRKVQFYDRTLKRRFEFLTNLFEMRADLIAAIYKLRWQIELLFKQLKQNFPLKYFLGDNENAIKIQIYCALIANLLMTVIQQTLKRKWAFSNLVSFCKIHLFNYIHLFRFLEHPDKDWQKTYDELMQPSLF, from the coding sequence ATGGATAAAAGTACACATTTTTTTGGCACATCGGTTTTCGGACAGCTGATTTCCTTAATTGATTCAAAAATCATCACTACCAGTGCAAAAAAGCACAATTCAGATCACTATGTGAAGAAGTTCAAAACAAAAGATCACTTAATTAGTATGTTGTTTTGTTCTTTTGCCAAATGCACATCCTTACGCGAAGTAAGTGGCGCAATGCTTGGTTTATCAGGTAAAACCAAACATTTTCAGTTAAATCATATTCCAAAGAAAAGTACCTTGTCAGATTCAAATAAACGTAGAGATTGTGATGTGTTCGGAGAAATCTACAATAAGCTACTCAAACAATATGGTCATTATATTTCGGACAGCAGAATTAAAGATGTAATAAACAAACAAGTAGAGATTATTGACAGCTCAACCATCAGTTTGTTTAAGGATATATTGAAGTGTGTTGGACGGCATCCTAAAACCGGTAAAAAGAAAGGCGGTATAAAACTTCATGCAACGATAAATGTAGACGAAACTGCACCCAAGATGGTTTGGCTCACCAGTGCTGCCACTCATGACCATGTATTGTTAAATAGTCTTAAGCATAATGCAAACACAATATACGTATTTGACAAAGGCTATAATGACTACAAAGCCTTTGATAAATTTTCGCAAACAGATACAGGTTTTGTCACCCGAATAAAAGACAATGCAGCATATAAAACGCTAAATGATTGTAAGATAGAAGAACATATTCATAGTGGGGTTGAAAAAGATGAAATCATAGAAGTTCAGGTAAAATATGAGAATAACACACGCCCTTTAAAGCTGCGTAAAGTCCAGTTCTACGACAGAACCCTTAAAAGACGGTTTGAGTTTTTAACTAACTTGTTTGAAATGAGGGCTGATTTAATAGCTGCTATTTACAAACTACGATGGCAAATTGAACTTCTGTTCAAACAATTAAAACAAAATTTCCCGCTAAAATATTTTCTCGGGGACAATGAAAATGCGATTAAAATACAGATATACTGTGCCTTAATCGCAAACCTATTGATGACTGTTATCCAACAAACGCTCAAGAGGAAATGGGCGTTTTCCAATTTAGTTAGCTTCTGTAAAATTCATTTGTTTAACTACATTCATTTATTCAGGTTTCTTGAGCATCCGGACAAAGATTGGCAGAAAACTTATGACGAATTGATGCAGCCCTCTCTATTCTGA
- a CDS encoding tetratricopeptide repeat protein, whose translation MKTINLKSVSIILMTILFFLSYNQTLGQRSEDLKKQSYKAYLTNSLSIWKIVEQNAEKQYNASPNNMQVLLELTKVQYGLLNTCLANEEKKVFNQYLEKAEKNVETLLEANERWAEVHALRAALYSLEMGFSPSKGMFLGPKSEEHIDKAIKYDATEPAGWVQKGGSKLHTPKAFGGSISEAINYYQKAIELYERDTTEIKNNWQYINTLAWLGIAFSKNEAYDKAKATYEKALKIEPEYGWVKHVLMKNLEQAMKE comes from the coding sequence ATGAAAACCATAAATTTAAAATCTGTTTCAATAATCCTGATGACCATTTTGTTCTTTTTAAGCTATAACCAAACATTAGGACAGCGCTCCGAAGATCTTAAAAAACAATCGTACAAAGCTTACTTAACCAATAGCTTGAGCATATGGAAAATTGTTGAACAAAATGCGGAGAAACAATACAATGCCAGTCCGAATAACATGCAGGTACTACTTGAGTTGACTAAAGTTCAATACGGCTTACTTAACACCTGCCTGGCCAACGAAGAAAAAAAGGTATTTAACCAATATCTGGAAAAAGCAGAAAAAAACGTAGAAACTCTTCTTGAGGCCAATGAGCGATGGGCCGAAGTACATGCGCTCAGAGCCGCCTTGTACAGTTTGGAAATGGGATTCAGCCCGTCGAAAGGGATGTTTTTGGGGCCCAAAAGCGAGGAGCACATTGACAAAGCCATCAAATACGATGCAACTGAACCAGCAGGCTGGGTACAAAAAGGCGGATCGAAATTGCATACCCCTAAAGCTTTTGGCGGAAGCATTTCAGAAGCAATTAACTATTACCAAAAGGCCATTGAGTTGTATGAAAGGGATACCACAGAGATAAAGAATAACTGGCAATACATTAACACCCTGGCATGGTTGGGTATTGCCTTTTCCAAAAATGAAGCATATGATAAAGCCAAAGCAACCTATGAGAAAGCACTTAAAATTGAGCCGGAATACGGCTGGGTAAAGCATGTATTGATGAAAAACCTTGAACAAGCAATGAAAGAATAA